The window TTTAAGTAGTGTCTACCGTGTCATGCAATTAGGTCATATCAGCATTCCGGTGACGGAGATGATCGCAGGGATAAGCCGGAGCCACGATTGTAAATTTGGGGATTCTAATTGGGGCCAACAAAATTGTGGAGGTCATTTTGAGTATCGGACTAAATTTAGGGGACATATTGAGATTTAATGTACCAATTTGTTAGTCAACCAAAGTTTAAATTTGTAATGAATTAAATTAGTTCTTGGTAGTTTCgtaatattataaaaagaaaatattaaaatagtactACATTGCAATTCTAATCATCCACAATATGCAAGGTTATGAAAATCGATTCGAATTGGTTGGTCGAATCGGTTCAATCgtaaatcgaaaaaaaaaaaaacgaattgGTTAAATGCTAAAATTGGAGATTTAAAAACCATTTTTAAACTGTTAAATCGGCTGAAAACTGGTCAGTCAACCGAACCGTAACCCAGCCGATTTTTTGAATTAAGCTTAGAGGGCGCTGATTTGTAGCACATTAGGCACGGGAGGTAACCCTTACCAGTCTCAGTCCTAAGCCTCTGCCCTTAACCAAAACACGCTCCTGCCTCTTTCACACTCAGCCAGTCCGAGCTCTTGCTCCTTCGTCACTTCCGTCCAACCACTGCCTAATATCGCCGCTGACGCAATTGCGAACTTGGAAGCCACCGTCGAGGCGTCGCATCTTCCTTCTCTTCTGTTGCGCAGCAACCGTCGTAACGTCAAAGCCTCCGTTGCGCAGTAATCCTGCCGGCGCCAAGTCTGTTCCACCTTCAGCATTCGATCGTGCTCCACTACTCCCTGTCCCCCTCTTGCGCCAACTCTACCTTGTTCTGCGCTCCCTTAATCCtagtattcaattttttttgtaactataattgaataattttttattaaactaataatttttgttgttgttaattttgtGAACTGTGAACTATTAATTTTTATgtgtatcaaaataaaaaataatctttaaaaattaatattgtacCTGTAAATATGATGTTATAATTgagatacaaaaatattttttctccttttagtacaatacataaaaaaataaaggaagaagGGATAAAAATACACCTAAAAATTTATACGCTGGACACGATTACACTTCAATCATTTAATAAATCACGCGTGTACATTATTTATACATTCCGACGGACACATTTATCCTTCCGACCATCGGTTTGTGGTGGCGTTAAATGATTGAAGTATAATTGTGTCCAGCGTGTGAACTTTTAGATGTATTTTTGTCCCTTCTATAAACACGAAAAATACTGTATCTGCCGAAATGTATAAATGGTGTGCACGCGTGActcattaaataattaaagtgtaattGTGTCTAGTGTAAGAACTTTCAAGTGTACTTTTGTCCTTGttccataaataaataaataaatacttctTATTCGTTCAGGTATCAATGGTTCTATAATCTATAACCAAATTCATGCAGGGTTTGCAGAATTTcggtataaaaattatatattttgctttaaaaaaaatacattaccATAAAATTACTGAGATTATTCTCCTGAAGTGATTCGCACAAGTCAGAATGAAATACAAACAAAAGAGAAGAGCATTGGTTATTCCGAACTCAGAAGTGGCGACTGCTTCTATCAAACTCTGACTCCTTCAATGCCTAACTCAAACCTAAAGCTCTTGTTTTCTGaagcttcttcaaccactttcttcctttctctttgtGACGCCGCACAACCCTGATTCCTTCTCTCCTTCCCCGTAAGCCGCCTTTCTTTCTATTCACTCAGCGAACACATCTCATTATATCAAAGTCATGTTTTTTTTTGTTCTGCCGATAACCCATGTCTCAGTTATAAGAAAGTTgtgttctttttctgtttttcttatcAAGAGGGATTCTAATGCATAGTACGTGTATAGTATTCATTGGATTATTCACTTTAGCTTTTTTATTGGACTATGttgttatgttttgttttgtttttcctgTGATCTTAAAccattgttgatgttgttgttgttgttgataatGCCTGCATATGTTCTTGACATCTTAATTTTAGCTTTCCATATGATTCATATTTGTAGTTGATTATTCCTATGGTTTATGTCAGAAGTGTTGTGTTTACTGAAGTTTGTCATCTACCATGTTCATGTAAGTGACAATAGTTTTTGGCTACATTCTTAAGAAGCAGGGGAAATTTCAGGCATGAACTTTCTTTATATCAGCAAACTCAGATCATTGTCTTCTTTGATCCCAGCCAAACTTTTAGGCTTTTGTTCTTGTTTACATACTCGCTCATTGTTGCCCTATGCCAAACACATCAATTGGAACACAACCCACAGTTTTGTTCATAGAAACCCACTTCTTTCTCTCGTAGAAAGATGTAAATCCTTGGTTCAGTTAAAGCAAATTCAAGCTCAAATGACCTTAACAGGCTTAATAGACAATAGCTTTGCTGCAAGTCGCCTTGTTGCTTTCTGCGCTCTCTCAGAATCTCAAACACTTGGATATTGcacaaaaattttatatcatacaAACGAACCAAATGTCTTTTCTTGGAATACGACAATTAGGGGATATATCGAAAGTGGAGACTTAGATGGAGCTCTTGTTTTGTACAAGAAAATGTTGCAGTATGATGGGTTGAAGCCAGATAATCATACTTACCCATTATTGCTTAAAGCATGTTCTTCTCCTTCTCTAAATTGTGTAGGTCATACTATACTTGGACATGTATTAAAGTTTGGTTTTGAATTTGACTTATTTGTGCACAATGGATTGATCTCTATGCTACTGTCCTATGGGGACTTAGAGGCAGCATATGATGTGTTCAATAGAGGATGTGCGAGGGACCTGGTAACTTGGAATGCTATGATCACGGGATGTGTTAGAAGAGGACTGGAGATTGAGGCTATAAAACTTTATCGGGAAATGGAGGCTGAGAAGGTGAAACCAAATGAGATTACAATGATTGGGTTGGTTTCTTCTTGTTCTCGGTTACATGATTTGAATCTTGGCAGAGAATTTCATTGTTACATCGAAGAACATAAGCTTGAGTTGACAGTTCCACTTATTAATGCACTTATGGACATGTATGTGAAGTGTGGAGACCTATTGGCTGCACAAGTTTTATTTGATAACATGGCACAGAAGACCATTGTTTCATGGACTACAATGGTTCTTGGATATGCCAGATTCGGTTACCTTGATATTGCTaggaaaattttatataaagttCCAGAGAAGAGTGTTGTTCCTTGGAATGCAATCATCAGTGGCTGTGTTCAATCCAAGCATAGTAAGGAGGCATTGACTTTATTCCATGAAATGCAAATTAATAATATAGAGCCTGATAAAGTGACCATGATTAACTGCTTGTGTGCATGTTCACAACTAGGAGCACTTGATGTTGGAGTATGGATTCACCATtatattgaaagaaaaaatctTTCTGTAGACGTCACCTTGGGAACTGCTCTAGTTGACATGTATGCCAAGTGCGGAAATATTGACAAGGCTCTCCAAGTTTTTCAAGAGCTTCCTCAAAGAAATTGTTTGACATGGACAGCCATTATTTGCGGTTTAGCATTTAATGGGAATTCCTGTGATGCTATATACTATTTCTCAGAAATGATTCGTGTTGGATTGATGCCTGATGAGATCACCTTTCTTGGTGTCTTATCAGCTTGTTGCCATGGAGGTTTAGTTGAAGAAGGCCGCAAATATTTTTCCCAAATGAGCGCCAAATTCAATATATTCCCTAAGCTTAAACACTACTCTTGCATGGTGGATCTTCTAGGAAGGGCTGGTCATCTGGAGGATGCTGAAGAGCTTATCCAAAATATGCCTATGGAAGCGGATGCTGCGGTATGGGGTGCTTTATTCTTTGCTTGTCGTGTTCATGGCAATGTTCAGATTGGGAAGAGGGCAGCTATGAAGCTCCTTGAGATGGATCCTCAAGATAGTGGGAATTATGTTCTCCTTGCTAGCATGTACAGTGAAGCGAAAATGTGGAAGGAGGCAAGGAGTGCAAGGAAACTAATGAAGGAAAGAGGGGTAGATAAGCTTCCTGGTTGCAGCTCCATTGAGATCAATGGCATTGTTCATGAGTTTGTGGTAAAGGATGCATTACATCCACAGTCTGAAATGATTTATGAAAGCCTGATTTCTTTGACAAAGCAACTGGAGCTTGAAGTTACATCCGCAGTTCCAGCTTCTAGAGATAATCTTTCCTTCTAAACTAGCCTGCTTACTTGGTGTGCCTCTGCCGacttctcataaaatcatgtatcTGAACCTCAACACTAcatgaatttaacataataaGGTGCATTATGGCACACTGTCAAAGTTTGAAGTGTTGCACTCTAGTAATGACTTTTTTCTTAGTTGCTCCTATATTCTGTGGGAAGACAAGATCAAGTTAAAGAAATTTAAGTGCTTATGTGATACATAAAACACttgctcttatatatatattgctattaTGTTTTGTATTATTAGTATACAGAATCAACAATACCTAAATAATATTGGTTTAAGACATTTGTAGAAATTATATTGTTGACACTTGACACTTATTTGCTTGTTTCTCCTACTACTTTATGCTACTTGCTTCTAATAGTTCCGCAATTTTGGGTTCAGGGCTTAGGAGTCCAGAGGAAGCTGACATTGTAATTTTGCCTGACATTGAGGAGAGCAATTGAGAACTGGATTCGATTCAAGATATTTGTATATCATTGCTGAAGTGGACACTGCTGAAATGGTAAGGCAGCAGAAGTGTTTTATTGCGACTACTTCCCCACATCTCCCTTCACCTTTGAATTACATTGAACCATTGATGTTTACACTAACAACAATTTTCTGCTATAAATAGGCTTCATACAAGGAGAATAGAACTGCCCAAATTCGGCTTGTGAGTTCACATGATGAGGTTTATGAACCATGTGATGATTCTTTTGCGCTGGTTGACGCTCTGCTTGCCGATCGCACTAACTTGTTGGAACATTGTCCTACAATGTGTATGGAGATTGGCTGTGGCAGTGGATATGTCATTACTTCCCTTGCTCTTATTCTTGGGCGCGAAAGAGGTGGCGTCAACTATATCGCAACTGACATAAACCCAAATGCAGTTAAGGTGACCCGTGAGACATTGGATGCACATGGGGTTGACGCAGAGTTGATATTAACAGATATCGCATCTGGGCTAGAAAACCGTCTAGCTGGTTTGGTTGATGTCATGGTTGTGAACCCTCCTTACGTACCTACTCCTGAAGATGAAGTCGGCGCTGAAGGTATTATCTCTTCTTGGGCTGGAGGGGAAAACGGAAGGAGAGTAATTGATCGGATTCTGCCTGTTGCAGACCATCTTTTGTCTGAAAAGGGATGGTTGTACATGGTCACCTTGACGGCAAACAATCCCTCCGAGATATGCTTGCAAATGAAGAAAAAAGGGTATGCTTCTAAGATTATCATTCAAAGATCGACAGAGGAAGAAAGTCTACATATAATCAAGTTCTGGCGGGATTTCGATACTACGGTAGATGAGGTAACAGACCAATCCCTTACTGGGTTCCTGGGCTCCTTGCTTGCACAAATTCCTCTATTTTCTCTCTGGAGAGGCAGCAATAGTAATGATAACTGCTGATTAGAAGGtaaattaattgttattatttaAGGGATATCTTTTTGCTATTTTAAACACGAATGTCTTGCTATACCTTGTCTATTCAAAACCCTATAATAAATCCAGTAAATAATCATTGCTTCGCTAGGTGGGGTTAGACATGGATCAACTGAGGCTAGCGAACTCTGTCAAAGACCAAATTTTAAGAGAAAGCATTTAAAGCAAGGTTTTTTATAGGCTTGCCATGATTCTTCCTTTGTTCTATCTCTTTCAATTGTAGTGTGTTCTGCTTGATCCAATTTTCTCACAAGAGCCTCAACTTTTTTTTCTCAATTGAGTAATTTATCACAGGCCAGTTTCTATTGTCACTTCACTAGTTGcaattttttgagttctttcattTCTGATGttatcatttcttttcttcttaattCACGGATCACCAATTGGTTCTGCTCATATCGTTTGCTCTTTTGGACTTCATTTCCCGAAATTTACTACCATAAAACACTGCTGATCTTATAAGCTtggattgaatttttcttttgaCTTCACTTATGATTTGCATTTGTATTTGCATTTGCTATTACAtgcaaatatgaattttttttttcaatcggAAAAGTGATTTCTTTTCTGCCAGTAAAATGCAAAAATACTCGAAACCTTTAAATACATGACTTCctgcttttactttttacaagCTAATTTTGAAAAGCGATACCTTAGATAGTTTCAAAATACTCGTAACTTTTAAAAGCTGTAAGCACAAGTAtatcatcttttttatttatcaaatacagAACTAGATGTTGGTGCTTTTGAAAAGgataatttccttttcaaaaagcTTTTCCAAGCTAAGTTTTAATCTAATCAGTGGACATTATGTGTCCTTGTTTGTTTCATTTTATCCATTTGTGGCTTCTTTCTTTGTTCCCTATAGGGAAGAGTTAAAATTTAGCATATTGTCCTAAAATTGGAGTATACTACAGGATGAAGGACAGAGGTTGCAAATTCATTGAGGATAACACAACATAATTAGCAGTTATAGATGTATGAACTTGCTCAAGATCCAGTTCTTCTACTTGGCTGGCCAGACACCACAAACAGCTGATATTGAAAGTTTGTTTGTAACTTTAGGCATTTGTGTCAGCATCTTCTAATCAATAGTTATAAATATTTTGGCAGAATCACATTTTAACTTCCAATTTACATAGttttatataactttttttttttcaaatttcaactcaTGCATAATGTTGTTAAAGTGACTtaacaagaaattgcagggaaggaTAGAAATAAAGTCACAGTCAAGCTGAACATTTTCTCATAAAGCGATTCTATATCTCCATGTCACACGTTCCtcatattttcttttcaatttggtttatCAAATCAGTATGAACTATGAAGCCCTTTTTGGTAACTCAACTTTATTAGCTTTATGACTTTATCCATGAACTGGAAATAAAGTTGATGCGTAATGTGAGGAATGAACAAAATAAGAGTCAGAGCTTGTAGGAAACGGCATTAAGAGTTTAAGATAGTCAAAATAAGTTATTCCTCTTTGGCAAATGAcaacctattttttatttttttctttttggttttttgaAGTATCTCCAAGCACAAACACCAAGAATCAATTCCACATGTATTTGAGTTTCAATTAagaatttgtttttaaattattgtatatataaagtgaaattgaaatttttgatACTTATTTAACTAGACGAGTGAGGATTAAGTagtttttcaattaattaatggCATTACTTTATAATCAAAGAGCTTCAATTCTAACGGGCCCACTTTACATGTTCATTGAATCATTTCTTTCTATCTTTAATTTCCACAAACATGCTACATCATGGAAAATAACCTCTCCATTATTTATGCATATGTGGTCATATCATGTTGATAAATGCAACCAAGTAATTGTTACGGTCAAGTTGTCCGAAGACTTGCAAAATGAGTATAGAAGACTTTGCAAGACACGGGATAGgaccctattattattattcaatgatTATTCatatgaaaacatttttatataaagataataattaagaattattagataatttgatataattgactaaactttttaatataatatgtgtcaatatttttattattttcatatgtTGATGTCTTCATGTGagtaactattttattttttaagttttaaaccatACTTAAAAAGTATAAAGCATAAGCTTCATAGCTCAACAAATTAGTTAACACTTTAGATTTTCAACTTGAGAGCTAAACTAATGCATGGTAAGGAGTTTGAGGTGGCAGATGATAGTCGAAGAATATTAGAATTAACTTGAGTCatgtaactaattaattaattaacaactcCTGATCTCAATTTTGATACAAAATCCCAATCAATGTATTTATTTTGAATTGTTGAGTGGACCCTATTTTTACACAAGTATAGCTATTTAGTGACCATTTGACACGTTCATTATGATTCCACAAGAACAGTGCAATCTCTTTGGACCGGAAGCTTCCAAAGTTGAAAGTTGAAAGTGAGTGAAGGCATAATTTTCCACAATGAAGCCGTGTTTGTGCGTGCATGGTAATGGTATATAAACATTCACACTAACGCATTGTATGTACAAGAGCCTCTTCTTTCAATTTGAGAacaaaacaatatataaaatggtGGCAAAGTGTAGTAACTGTGCTTTACTTATTATAGCAGAGGTGCTTTTGTTTTCTACCACCTGCTCTTATAGGATATTTCCACCAAATGCACCCAACCTCACCACCGTGGAGCCGCCTTCGTCTTCCTTCAATAATTCGGAAAGACAGGCATTGATTCAGAGTGGTTGGTGGGGTAGTCATCACGCCAATGACCCAAACCATTGCTATTGGCCGGGCGTCAGCTGCGACGATGCTGGAAGTGTTGTAGGGATTTACGGATGGGAATTGAATTACAAATCCAAATTATTGCGGCTACAGGCCTTGAACTTCACGGCCTTCCCCAATTTGGATTCTCTGGATCTTGATGGAATGGGACTTATCGGAAGCATCCCCAAAGAAATTGGTACTCTCACAAAACTTTCTAATCTTGTTTTGTCGAATAATAGTCTTTATGGTAAGCTGCCTCCAACACTTTCAAATCTCACTCAACTTTTGTCCCTTTATGTTTCTTTCAATTCTCTTAGTGGCAGCATTCCTTCTACTTTTGGTCTATTGGAGAATTTGATATTTCTCAAATTAGATTCAAATCAAATTGAAGGTCCTATACCACTACAAATAGGGAATTTGAGTAATCTTATATGGTTGAATCTTTCACACAATTTACTCAATGGTTCAATTCCTTTTACCTTGGGACAATCAAAGAATTTGAGATCTCTCTACTTAGATTCAATCAAATTGAAGGACATATACAATAGAAATAGGAAATTGAAACAATTACAAATATTAAATCTTTCAAGTAACTATCTCTCTGGTCAAATACCTCTTCAAATAGAAGCATTGGTGTCTTTACAGGAGTTATACATAGAATTCAATCAAATAAATGGTTCCATTCCTTCAGAGTTTCAAAATTTGATCAATTTACACACTTTATATCTTTCTCATAATATGATATCTGGTGTTATACCACCTAAGCTGTTTCAGCTCACGAATTTGGTCTCTCTTCATCTTTCTAACAATCAATTAAGCGGAAACATACCATCAGAGATAAGAAATCTTGATTCTCTTGCGATGTAAACCTATCTAATAACAAGTTAGAAGGATTGATCCATCTCCAATACTAAACTGTTTCATGAGTTTGGAAAGTAGACTTGAGTAATAATTGTTAAGTGGAAATATTCCTCAAAATCGGTTATGTTGATAAACTTGACATGAGCCACAATCTTCTTAGTGGTAGCATACCTTTTTTGTCTATTAGTGATAATCCTTATATTCCTTGGAGAGAATATTCTTTATCAAGTTTGGATCTTAGCTACAATAATCTCACAGGTACCTTACCTATAGAACTTACAACTATACTTATATAATTTGTCATTTAACTTTTTTGAGTGTCCACAAGGCTGCAAGTTTTCATGCAAAATCATTAATTGTAATACTCCAAGGTCTGTCAATTCTTCCATTTATgttcaaaaaaccaaaaaatcaaGGAACCTAATTGTAATTGCTCTTCCCATCACTTGTTGCTTCCTCTTTATCATTTCTGTGAGTATATTATGTTATATTCGATGCACCAACAAAGTTAAATTTGAACAAAGTTCAAAAAAGGATGGAGACTTGTTTTCCATATGGAACTATGATGGGAAAATTGCATTTGAAGACATCATCGAAGCAACACAGGATTTTGATATCAGATACTGCATAGAACTGGCGCTTATGGCAGTGTGTACAAAGCCCAACTTCCAAGTGGCAAATGTTGCATTGAAGAAACTTCACCAAGAGAGTCACAAATCCATCTTTGACAAGAGCTTCCGCAACGAGATTAAGATGTTATCACAAATTCGTCATAGAAACATTGTCAAGCTTCATGATTTTGTCTCATGTTTTTTGGTATCTACATGAAAGCTTTTTTTGCTTGTTGatgatctaattttattttttgctttttttcatttttttttcatagttCATTTTTTATCAGATTTgctgttgttttctttttttattttcaaatcaacatTAAAGTTAAATATGATACCAatgtgtaaaattatatataataattagaatATGAATAAAAATGACACATTCTTGTCTGCAGAAATACAatgaaaaaaatgtaaattataaaaaataagaatcaaTTCTAAATTCATTCAATGtctaaaaaaaaaatgataaaaatcttGATTCACGAATCGTTACCATTATGTCAAAGACATCAAGTATAGTTCAAGTCTAACATTGGCATGCTTGCTTGATCAAGTCAATCAGCAATGCATATGAACCTAATCAAGCAACAACATTTTGTTGAACTCAGAGTTGCATGCTGTTGTCTCGACTTCGGACAATCATCATTGTCTTTGTCCTTTTCTGAAATCTCAGTTTATCATTTGATAGCTTAAgagatatattttatttcaattgtgCATGAGTTGCTTGAGTTAAGGTTAATAATAATGTAAATCT is drawn from Arachis hypogaea cultivar Tifrunner chromosome 12, arahy.Tifrunner.gnm2.J5K5, whole genome shotgun sequence and contains these coding sequences:
- the LOC112730538 gene encoding pentatricopeptide repeat-containing protein At2g22410, mitochondrial-like, whose amino-acid sequence is MNFLYISKLRSLSSLIPAKLLGFCSCLHTRSLLPYAKHINWNTTHSFVHRNPLLSLVERCKSLVQLKQIQAQMTLTGLIDNSFAASRLVAFCALSESQTLGYCTKILYHTNEPNVFSWNTTIRGYIESGDLDGALVLYKKMLQYDGLKPDNHTYPLLLKACSSPSLNCVGHTILGHVLKFGFEFDLFVHNGLISMLLSYGDLEAAYDVFNRGCARDLVTWNAMITGCVRRGLEIEAIKLYREMEAEKVKPNEITMIGLVSSCSRLHDLNLGREFHCYIEEHKLELTVPLINALMDMYVKCGDLLAAQVLFDNMAQKTIVSWTTMVLGYARFGYLDIARKILYKVPEKSVVPWNAIISGCVQSKHSKEALTLFHEMQINNIEPDKVTMINCLCACSQLGALDVGVWIHHYIERKNLSVDVTLGTALVDMYAKCGNIDKALQVFQELPQRNCLTWTAIICGLAFNGNSCDAIYYFSEMIRVGLMPDEITFLGVLSACCHGGLVEEGRKYFSQMSAKFNIFPKLKHYSCMVDLLGRAGHLEDAEELIQNMPMEADAAVWGALFFACRVHGNVQIGKRAAMKLLEMDPQDSGNYVLLASMYSEAKMWKEARSARKLMKERGVDKLPGCSSIEINGIVHEFVVKDALHPQSEMIYESLISLTKQLELEVTSAVPASRDNLSF
- the LOC112728242 gene encoding uncharacterized protein, which gives rise to MASYKENRTAQIRLVSSHDEVYEPCDDSFALVDALLADRTNLLEHCPTMCMEIGCGSGYVITSLALILGRERGGVNYIATDINPNAVKVTRETLDAHGVDAELILTDIASGLENRLAGLVDVMVVNPPYVPTPEDEVGAEGIISSWAGGENGRRVIDRILPVADHLLSEKGWLYMVTLTANNPSEICLQMKKKGYASKIIIQRSTEEESLHIIKFWRDFDTTVDEVTDQSLTGFLGSLLAQIPLFSLWRGSNSNDNC